The Metasolibacillus fluoroglycofenilyticus DNA segment GCTCACTTCAAAAGCTTTTAATAGGTGAACGCGTAATTTTAAATTTAATTCAACGAATGTCAGCAATTGCTACTGCTACTCAGCGTGCCGTCAATAAAACGCTTGGCACAGAAGCAAAAATACTTGATACTCGTAAAACTATTCCTGGTTTACGCATGCTTGATAAATATGCAGTACGTGTGGGCGGTGGCTACAATCATCGCAACGGCTTATACGATGCAATTATGCTAAAGGATAATCATATTGCTTTTGCCGGAAGCATTACAAAAGCAGTTCAGGCTGCTCGTGCCAAAATTGGTCATACTGTCAAAATTGAAGTAGAAATTGAAACAAAAGCACAATTAGATGAAGCTGTTGCTGCTGGAGCGGATATTATTATGTTCGACAATCGTTCACCCGCTGAAATAAGCGAGTGGCTACCTTCTATCCCTAGTCATATTGCAACGGAGGCTTCTGGCGGTATTACACTTGAAAATTTAAAGGCTTATGCGCAATCTGGCGTGCAGTGGATTTCTCTTGGTGCACTTACACATTCCGTACAAGCTTTCGATATTAGCGCACTTGTTCAATTGAAAGGAGAAGATTGTCTTGTCAATCACTAATTTACTACAGCAAACATCTTTATTACCAGAGCATTATCGAACATTATCAGCGGCTGAGATGGAGGCTCGCATATTAAAAATAAAAAAAAGTTTAGGAAACAAACTTTTTATTTTGGGTCATCATTATC contains these protein-coding regions:
- the nadC gene encoding carboxylating nicotinate-nucleotide diphosphorylase encodes the protein MNIIKLEEMLKQFFNEDMGDGDLSSELIFSVDQQGAFSFYAKDNGIFCGAPIIEQGFRLLDPSIVITFHKKDGEIVKSGDLIAHIQGSLQKLLIGERVILNLIQRMSAIATATQRAVNKTLGTEAKILDTRKTIPGLRMLDKYAVRVGGGYNHRNGLYDAIMLKDNHIAFAGSITKAVQAARAKIGHTVKIEVEIETKAQLDEAVAAGADIIMFDNRSPAEISEWLPSIPSHIATEASGGITLENLKAYAQSGVQWISLGALTHSVQAFDISALVQLKGEDCLVNH